A genomic segment from Chthoniobacterales bacterium encodes:
- a CDS encoding metalloregulator ArsR/SmtB family transcription factor, producing MRKKDCAREEISDTFNHMVKCSPRLLDRTFAALADPTRRRMLEELAKGDRCVTDLARPHRMSLPAVSKHLRVLENAGLIRRRRDGRVHQLRLEAAPMRNALLWIEEYRRFWEGSLDRLDEYLQQIQAKEKKA from the coding sequence ATGAGAAAAAAGGATTGCGCACGCGAGGAAATTTCCGATACATTTAACCATATGGTTAAATGTTCTCCGCGCCTTCTCGACCGCACTTTCGCGGCGCTGGCCGATCCGACGCGCCGACGCATGCTGGAGGAATTGGCGAAGGGCGACCGGTGCGTGACGGACCTGGCTCGGCCGCACCGCATGTCGCTGCCGGCGGTGTCGAAGCACTTGCGCGTGCTGGAGAACGCGGGGTTGATCCGCCGGCGGCGCGACGGCCGGGTGCACCAGCTCAGGCTGGAGGCGGCGCCGATGCGCAACGCGCTGCTCTGGATCGAGGAGTATCGCCGGTTCTGGGAGGGGAGCCTCGACCGGCTCGACGAATATTTGCAGCAAATCCAAGCCAAGGAGAAAAAAGCATGA
- a CDS encoding carboxymuconolactone decarboxylase family protein produces the protein MNTEPRLAYWKASQPVIHAMYALEKAASSTGLEPSLYELVKLRASQINGCAFCVDMHSRDARKAGEKEERLALVCVWPEATCFTPRERAALLWTEALTRLSDGPVDDEDFEVVREEFSEEEMVKLTLAIVAINSWNRFSVGFAVPPGHKFA, from the coding sequence TCGCCTCGCCTATTGGAAAGCCTCGCAACCCGTCATCCACGCCATGTATGCGCTCGAGAAGGCCGCCAGCTCGACCGGGCTGGAGCCCTCGCTCTACGAGCTTGTGAAGCTGCGAGCTTCGCAGATCAACGGCTGCGCGTTTTGCGTGGACATGCACTCGCGCGATGCACGAAAGGCGGGCGAGAAGGAGGAGCGGCTGGCGCTCGTGTGCGTGTGGCCCGAGGCGACGTGCTTCACGCCGCGCGAGCGGGCGGCGCTGCTTTGGACGGAGGCGCTCACGCGGTTGTCCGACGGGCCGGTGGACGACGAGGATTTCGAGGTGGTGCGCGAGGAATTCAGCGAGGAGGAGATGGTGAAGCTCACGCTCGCGATTGTGGCGATCAACAGCTGGAACCGCTTCAGCGTGGGGTTCGCAGTGCCGCCGGGCCATAAGTTCGCCTGA
- a CDS encoding SRPBCC domain-containing protein, whose protein sequence is MTTPILTPLVVERTFRAPASQVWHAITNADAMRVWYFDLPDFRPEVGFKFQFVVEHAGRIYDHRCEVTEVIPQRKLAFTWRYEGEAGESLVTMELSPEGEETRFRLTHEGLETFPQHPDFNRENFLAGWTSIVGEELRDYLEATSHKLVISREFDAPRELVWKAWTEPDRMEQWLSLGDEMTIESVTMDLRAGGKFRIQMRDESGEYFTAAGSYIEVLPPEKVVSTWDWEKDGAGAEYGELEGRETRLTVEFHEVDGRTKLVLTHEKFTEVARRDRHIEGWKNWIGRLAKFLAA, encoded by the coding sequence ATGACCACACCCATCCTCACGCCGCTCGTCGTCGAGCGGACCTTCCGCGCGCCGGCCTCGCAGGTCTGGCACGCCATCACCAACGCGGACGCCATGCGCGTCTGGTATTTCGACCTGCCGGATTTCCGGCCGGAGGTCGGGTTCAAATTTCAATTCGTCGTCGAGCACGCGGGCCGCATCTACGATCACCGCTGCGAGGTGACGGAGGTGATCCCGCAGCGCAAGCTCGCCTTCACGTGGCGCTACGAGGGCGAGGCGGGCGAGTCGCTCGTGACGATGGAGCTTTCTCCCGAAGGCGAGGAGACGCGGTTCAGGCTCACGCACGAGGGGCTGGAGACCTTCCCGCAGCATCCGGATTTCAATCGCGAGAATTTCCTCGCGGGCTGGACGTCGATCGTGGGCGAGGAGTTGAGGGATTACCTCGAGGCGACGAGCCACAAGCTCGTGATCAGCCGTGAATTCGACGCGCCGCGCGAGCTCGTGTGGAAGGCGTGGACCGAGCCCGACCGCATGGAGCAGTGGCTGAGCCTGGGCGACGAGATGACGATCGAATCTGTGACGATGGACCTGCGCGCGGGCGGGAAATTTCGCATCCAGATGCGCGACGAGTCGGGCGAGTATTTCACCGCGGCGGGCAGCTACATCGAGGTGCTGCCGCCGGAGAAGGTGGTCTCGACGTGGGACTGGGAGAAGGACGGCGCGGGCGCGGAATACGGCGAGCTGGAGGGCCGCGAGACGCGGCTCACCGTGGAATTCCACGAGGTCGACGGGCGCACGAAGCTGGTGCTCACGCACGAGAAATTCACCGAGGTCGCGCGGCGCGACCGCCACATCGAGGGCTGGAAAAACTGGATCGGCCGGCTGGCGAAGTTCCTCGCGGCCTGA